The Calditrichota bacterium genomic sequence TCCATTGAGGAACTCAACGGTTTATTTATCAATGATAGCCTGCTCTGCCAATTTGCGTTTGAGCCATTGTCTTCCCTGACCGGATTTTAGAAATTTTTCACGTTTCATGGCCGCAGCTCTGGATGAAAATATTTCATAATAAAGCAATTTTTTGAACTTGAATTTTTTCGTGTAAGGGCTTAACCCCTTTTGGTGCTCGTGGATTCTTCGTTGAAGATTGTTGGTTTGTCCGATATATTTTTTGCCATTTTCCAATTCGAGGACGTAAACGTAGAAAGTATTTTCTTTCGTTGGGCTCATTTTTGAAAGGAAAGAAGCAGTGCGCCCACAGGGAATCGAACCCCGAACCTACTGATTAAGAGTCAGTTGCTCTGCCAATTGAGCTATGGGCGCATGACTGCACTAAATTTTTGTTTTAGAACTCCGCACCTATCCGCCCAAGGCGGATTGCTCTGCCTCTGCCAATTGAGCTATGGGCGCATGACTGATACTTTGGAACAACAAAGGCGGAGCTAGTAGTATTCCAATTCCGCCTGATGCACATATTTTTCTCTTTTGTGAGGGTGCAGGGGATCGAACCCTGGGCCCACGGCTTAAAAGGCCGTTGCTCTACCTAACTGAGCTACACCCTCAAATCACAATTTATTTTACTTTCGAACCCTGATCCCATCCGCCAGAGGCGGATTGCTCTACCTAACTGAGCTACACCCTCAAAATTCTCAAAAAGTTCGTTCCAAATTGGGTGCGAAATATAAGAAATTTTATCGTTTAAGTCAACAAAAAAATTGATTTTTTTTATCATTTAGTGAGAAAATGCAACTGAAAGTGCAGTTGTTTGTTCACATCAATCGTCAATGAGCCGACACTGGGTCCTTTGTTGCCTCGGGGTAAAGTTGGTGATCCCGAATTGAAAAATAGTGTGTTACCAGAGCCGTTTCTCAAATCAGCGATGTGAGTGTGTCCGTAAATGATCGCGTCGAAATGCTGTTTGATTTGACTTTTGACTGACGGAAATAATCGCATTGATTGATCGAAAAAACGATGCGTGAGCAAAAAACGGAAGTTTTCCAATTCAATCACTTTTTGCTCCGGATACGTCGCACACAGCGGATAGCCATCAACATTCCCGCACACACATTGCACAGGCGCGATGATTTCCAACTCGTTTATCAAATGCAGACTGCCGATATCTCCCGCGTGCCAGATTTGGTCAACGTCGGAAAAAATATCGTAAATTTGGTACGGTAACTTCCCGTGCGTATCTGAAATGATGCCTATTTTTTGCAAGCGCTGCTCCTGACTGAAAATTAATAACTATAATCAACGGCTATTCCCTGTTAAAGTTCCCTCGAAAAGCGTGTTTCAAGAGGTTTTTTAAGCAAATTAAGTGGCAGACAGAGCTTTGCTTTCGCCTGACGGCGGCTGTTTGATGTGAGGAATGGCAAACGAAGCGAGCAGAGCAACTGCTCCGATGGCGCCCCACAAAATTAACGGATTGTGCAGAAAATGATCCAGCAAAATACCGCCGTAAAAAGGCCCAAATGAACGTCCCATGCCTTGAAAAAGTCCGTACAGACCCATGTATGTCCCGCGTTGGGATTCCGGCGCCCAGTTGGAAGTGATGGTCGTGCTGGTGGGAATGAAGAAAATTTCTCCGAAAGTGAGGATGACAATTGCCAGCGCCAGCATGAAAAAATTTGTGCTGAGAGCAATGACAATCATTGCGATGCCGGCGAGAAAACCGCCCAGCGCAAGGGCCGACGTCAGGCGCATGCGATTGATCCATTTAATTGCCGGTAGTTGAAAGAGAATGATGGTCACACCGTTGATGG encodes the following:
- a CDS encoding GIY-YIG nuclease family protein, producing MSPTKENTFYVYVLELENGKKYIGQTNNLQRRIHEHQKGLSPYTKKFKFKKLLYYEIFSSRAAAMKREKFLKSGQGRQWLKRKLAEQAIIDK
- a CDS encoding metallophosphoesterase family protein; its protein translation is MQKIGIISDTHGKLPYQIYDIFSDVDQIWHAGDIGSLHLINELEIIAPVQCVCGNVDGYPLCATYPEQKVIELENFRFLLTHRFFDQSMRLFPSVKSQIKQHFDAIIYGHTHIADLRNGSGNTLFFNSGSPTLPRGNKGPSVGSLTIDVNKQLHFQLHFLTK